A region of Leifsonia xyli DNA encodes the following proteins:
- a CDS encoding acetyl-CoA acetyltransferase yields the protein MADRNEVVFVDGVRTPFGRAGEKGQYWNTRADDLVVKAMIGLMERNPEVPKDRIDDVAIAATTQQGDQGLTLGRTAALLAGLPKSVPGFAIDRMCAGAMTSVTTLGSGIAFGAYDLVIAGGVEHMGRHPMGFGADPNPRFLSEKMVAEDALNMGMTAERIHDRFPALTKERSDRFAMRSQHKLAAAYEAGKIQPDLVPVAIRSEAGWGLATQDEGMRPETNMEGLATLKTPFRPHGRVTAGNSSPLTDGATASLLASHDAVKELGLTPKMRMVSFAFAGVEPEIMGIGPVPSTEKALRKAGLTIDDIGLFELNEAFAIQVLSFLDHFGIADDDPRVNQWGGAIAIGHPLAASGVRLMIQLAAQFAEHPEVRYGITAMCVGLGQGGTVIWENPNYDKRAARKG from the coding sequence GTGGCCGATAGGAACGAAGTCGTGTTCGTCGACGGAGTCCGTACTCCGTTCGGGCGAGCCGGCGAAAAAGGGCAGTACTGGAACACTCGCGCGGACGATCTCGTCGTGAAGGCGATGATCGGCCTGATGGAGCGGAACCCCGAGGTGCCCAAGGACCGGATCGACGATGTGGCGATCGCCGCCACCACCCAGCAGGGCGACCAGGGCCTGACCCTCGGACGCACAGCCGCGCTCCTCGCCGGCCTGCCGAAGTCGGTGCCCGGCTTCGCGATCGACCGGATGTGCGCGGGCGCCATGACCAGCGTGACCACGCTCGGCTCCGGCATCGCGTTCGGCGCCTACGACCTCGTCATCGCGGGCGGCGTGGAGCACATGGGCCGCCACCCGATGGGCTTCGGCGCCGACCCCAACCCGCGCTTCCTCAGCGAGAAGATGGTCGCCGAGGACGCTCTCAACATGGGCATGACAGCGGAGCGCATCCACGACCGCTTCCCGGCGCTGACGAAGGAGCGCTCCGACCGCTTCGCGATGCGCAGTCAGCACAAGCTCGCCGCCGCGTACGAGGCGGGCAAGATCCAGCCGGACCTCGTGCCGGTCGCGATCCGCTCCGAGGCGGGCTGGGGACTCGCCACGCAGGACGAGGGCATGCGTCCGGAGACGAACATGGAGGGCCTCGCGACTCTCAAGACCCCGTTCCGTCCGCACGGACGCGTCACCGCGGGCAACTCGTCGCCGCTGACCGACGGCGCCACCGCGTCCCTCCTCGCGTCCCACGACGCGGTGAAGGAGCTCGGCCTCACGCCGAAGATGCGGATGGTGAGCTTCGCGTTCGCCGGCGTGGAGCCGGAGATCATGGGCATCGGCCCGGTCCCGTCAACGGAGAAGGCGCTGCGCAAGGCGGGTCTGACCATCGACGACATCGGCCTGTTCGAGCTGAACGAGGCGTTCGCCATCCAGGTGCTGTCGTTCCTCGACCACTTCGGCATCGCCGACGACGACCCCCGCGTCAACCAGTGGGGCGGCGCGATCGCCATCGGCCACCCGCTCGCCGCGAGCGGCGTGCGCCTGATGATCCAGCTGGCCGCGCAGTTCGCCGAGCACCCCGAGGTGCGCTACGGCATCACGGCGATGTGCGTCGGCCTCGGCCAGGGCGGCACCGTCATCTGGGAGAACCCCAACTACGACAAGCGCGCTGCGCGGAAGGGCTGA